A single window of Eucalyptus grandis isolate ANBG69807.140 chromosome 1, ASM1654582v1, whole genome shotgun sequence DNA harbors:
- the LOC104441957 gene encoding uncharacterized protein LOC104441957, with translation MMLRCGNVPPLVACRPSSRPVCFASARATDTEQLRSQLDQLHAEAETTRTKANNARLRLLRLSEAAEKFRRQASINVQTGKENDARELLFQKKKIMQALEKSNSRIRLLDELSAKLNEAISIKESQLIGNVAADLEVGSNNMSNPVHIVSPKQDILEVVHKKESFDPDISEKGERIDLDASLRPVGNLAFDNNADHIEEPISASANIENHVVDRSNRISSFNDFLEGIDEQLKKIEEELMTISRVSSIILDIKENRKNIRMQQLIELIESVRDIRERISGMIQKVETT, from the exons ATGATGCTGCGGTGCGGAAACGTGCCCCCGCTCGTCGCCTGTCGGCCTTCGTCGAGACCCGTGTGTTTCGCTTCCGCCCGCGCCACTGACACGGAGCAACTGCGCTCTCAGCTCGATCAGCTCCACGCGGAGGCAGAAACCACCCGGACCAAAG CAAATAATGCGAGATTGCGGCTATTGCGGTTATCCGAGGCTGCAGAGAAGTTTCGGCGACAGGCATCCATCAATGTCCAAACAGGGAAGGAAAATGATGCAAGGGAACTGCTGtttcagaagaagaaaataatgcagGCTCTGGAGAAGTCAAATAGCCGGATTCGGTTGCTGGACGAACTCTCGGCTAAGCTAAATGAG GCAATATCTATTAAAGAGTCTCAGCTTATCGGAAATGTGGCTGCAGATCTTGAAGTTGGCAGTAATAATATGTCCAATCCAGTTCATATAGTGTCCCCAAAGCAGGACATTTTGGAAGTTGTACACAAGAAAGAAAGTTTTGATCCTGACATTTCAGAAAAGGGTGAAAGGATAGACTTGGATGCTTCTCTAAGGCCTGTAGGAAATCTAGCTTTTGACAATAATGCAGACCATATCGAGGAACCTATCAGTGCCAGCGCAAATATTGAGAATCACGTGGTCGATAGGTCGAATAGAATTTCTTCCTTCAATGATTTTCTGGAGGGGATTGATGAGCAACtaaagaagattgaagaagaactcATGACCATCTCAAGGGTCTCATCTATCATATTAGATATCAAGGAGaatcgaaaaaatattaggATGCAACAATTAATTGAACTTATTGAGAGCGTCAGGGACATCAGAGAGAG GATCTCAGGTATGATACAGAAGGTGGAGACTACATAG